One window of Aricia agestis chromosome 20, ilAriAges1.1, whole genome shotgun sequence genomic DNA carries:
- the LOC121737331 gene encoding uncharacterized protein DDB_G0283697-like, with product MRFLTKLLLFGLCVALSTSRPSQTDDDDGKMDETEYEEDDERADENIREETKSLKSDNKRSFDDQAKEIDDDDDYTEPDSEDPAVKSNDKQLQGDQKISCKDVLKDYQNAETAKEESTAHKMKSNVYKRTSKEESEPTPDMTLKEKIYSYRDQNRNEFGVKEETIPKNRESHEYAGKVSDKKLENNRDTDLSSGPENVGKIHPKRDTIEPSDTSDSGDKKEHKEFSRKDLENLLSSLSKFSIEKLNILKTLINDENVAKRDIEKKSNAAKAKVSDDGIIDVRDHQEKCHSSLPNDSEMPHSIHSLNTGSTSGCEIKIPNDMCNLTKLQAELSDTDTNQDKTQSKEVKFMDDTLTDIMDMNNENNKEKGVSDLENIANLESFYDFSEHRNNYKDNENENINDYAESEKIDSKLLKRDTSMSDASMKQQQLEDSFPKANENSDLDLEPLVRVKRTEGQKYVEKDSKQTSPNNQNAEVENNISSDYDKILRDNDKLALIDKEISSQDAEVDSLENLTELKDVNRYKRIRQADE from the exons ATGCGTTTTCTTACAAAATTGCTTTTATTTGGTTTGTGTGTAGCGCTTTCAACATCCAGACCATCTcagactgatgatgatgatgg GAAAATGGATGAAACTGAATACGAAGAAGATGACGAACGCGCTGACGAGAATATTCGAGAAGAAACCAAGTCTTTGAAGAGCGAC AATAAACGAAGTTTTGACGATCAGGCTAAAgaaattgatgatgatgatgactataCGGAACCAGATTCTGAAGATCCAGCCGTTAAAAGCAACGATAAACAG ctTCAAGGTGATCAGAAAATAAGTTGCAAAGATGTTTTGAAAGACTATCAAAATGCAGAAACTGCGAAAGAAGAAAGTACTGCACATAAAATGAAATCAAATGTATACAAAAGAACCTCTAAAGAAGAAAGTGAACCAACGCCAGACATGACATTAAAAGAGAAAATATATAGTTACCGAGATCAAAACAGAAATGAATTTGGTGTAAAAGAAGAGACAATACCAAAGAATAGAGAATCGCATGAGTATGCAGGAAAAGTGTCTGATAAGAAATTGGAAAACAACCGTGACACAGATCTCTCTAGTGGACCAGAAAACGTCGGTAAAATTCATCCTAAAAGAGATACAATTGAACCTTCTGACACTAGTGATTCAGGTGATAAAAAGGAGCACAAAGAGTTTTCTAGAAAAGACCTCGAAAATTTGCTTAGTTCTCTATCTAAGTTCTCTATAGAAAAACTTAACATTCTAAAGACGCTCATTAATGATGAAAACGTTGCTAAAAGAGATATAGAAAAGAAATCTAACGCTGCTAAAGCCAAGGTATCTGACGATGGCATTATTGACGTTAGGGATCACCAAGAGAAGTGTCATTCATCTTTACCGAACGACTCAGAAATGCCGCACAGCATACATTCGTTGAACACGGGCTCAACATCGGGTTGTGAAATAAAAATTCCAAATGATATGTGCAATTTAACAAAACTACAAGCTGAGCTATCCGATACAGATACGAACCAGGACAAGACCCAATCAAAGGAAGTTAAATTCATGGACGACACTCTTACTGACATTATGGATATGAATAATGAGAATAACAAAGAAAAGGGTGTGAGTGACTTAGAAAATATAGCCAATTTGGAATCTTTTTATGACTTTTCAGAACACCGCAATAATTATAAAGACAACGAAAATGAAAACATTAACGATTACGCCGAATCCGAAAAAATTGATAGCAAATTACTTAAACGAGATACATCTATGTCTGATGCTTCAATGAAACAACAACAACTTGAAGATTCATTTCCCAAAGCAAATGAAAATAGCGATTTAGATTTGGAACCACTAGTAAGAGTGAAGCGGACAGAAGGAcaaaaatatgtggaaaaagATTCAAAACAAACTAGCCCAAATAATCAAAATGCTGaagttgaaaataatattagttcagaCTACGATAAAATTTTAAGGGACAATGATAAACTGGCCCTTATTGATAAAGAAATAAGTTCACAGGATGCTGAAGTAGATAGTTTAGAAAACTTAACTGAACTTAAAGATGTCAACAGATACAAAAGAATTCGTCAGGCAGATGAATAG